One genomic region from Leishmania braziliensis MHOM/BR/75/M2904 complete genome, chromosome 35 encodes:
- a CDS encoding putative proteophosphoglycan ppg3, with protein MSSRSSRHTRQHSVLVAALLCVTLSMLASVGVHSASDGPHLNACASRVPYYTAVQQEHTRLFLDAMKVSIPALASVWTCNNFCAHEGVECTKAGLKLRLDSGALSGSLPEISESIDGPSVVLTEFTFFGHGDNLKGTLPASWYQLTSLSSFVLTSSGIAGTLPEMWGTPVESRAEKGYGAISRMAKGRYAQQKSSLRIFRAAGSNISGPLPASWSQYTTLEEIHLQDNPIDGTLPASWSSLINLRILNLTNTSVTGTLPESWGAMQSLQVFHAKNNKLYGTLPASWGSLSALHDLQLIGNLFTGIISQEWGQMNALRRISLQLSQCTCVPESWITQQVDVTLYSTDDKAMCEITSVCPSSSSSAPTSSSSALECDGPIPFYSESQQVNTRSFLEAFKDTIEDLQPLWTCTNFCVWPYVLCTPAGVAVEITGTEFFGHVPEVSPDVDTAEVVVTKLDFSHSMWVEGDYPASWASLHSLEHVSFAYTAMSGTLPSEWGDMDALRYLDLSFTWTNGMFPQSWSRLAKLEVLNLMHLTIPDHPPDSWSHMTALRELNLASTRASGTLPASWSSLKNLEILSLSNNNMVGSLPEQWGSLKQLATLMLHKNYLGGSIPEIYNDMTALTRASLENNRFCGCLPSVWAAQQGVSMTITAQKEVLASDCATANTCDPEAVSSSSSAPSSSSSAPSSSSSAPSSSSSSAPSSSSSAPSSSSSSAPSSSSSAPSSSSSSAPSSSSSAPSSSSSAPSSSSSAPSSSSSSAPSSSSSAPSSSSSSAPSSSSSAPSSSSSSAPSSSSSAPSSSSSAPSSSSSAPSSSSSSAPSSSSSAPSSSSSSAPSSSSSAPSSSSSSAPSSSISFECNGKVPYYSAEQVKHSMRFLSGFSESFADASETWRCPNFCAWDGVTCTEEGFFFELGGVVTSGTLPEVSADCNGSSVPVLKISAGGAEGNVSLKGSLPSTWSELVSLVELDLSHTGVSGAVPVAWSALLRLKKLNLGFNGLSGVLPKEWSGLAAREEL; from the coding sequence ATGTCTTCTCGTTCGAGCCGGCACACGCGCCAGCACTCCGTcctcgtggcggcgctgctgtgcgttACGCTTTCGATGCTCGCCAGCGTGGGTGTGCACTCTGCGTCCGATGGGCCGCACCTCAACGCATGCGCCAGCCGCGTTCCGTACTATACAGCCGTTCAGCAGGAACACACTCGCCTGTTTCTCGACGCCATGAAGGTGAGCATCCCAGCCTTGGCCTCCGTGTGGACTTGCAACAACTTCTGCGCGCATGAGGGAGTAGAGTGCACAAAGGCTGGCTTGAAGCTCCGTCTCGACTCCGGAGCCCTCAGCGGCAGCCTCCCCGAAATCTCCGAGAGCATTGACGGCCCATCTGTTGTGCTAACGGAGTTCACCTTTTTCGGCCACGGTGACAACTTGAAGGGTACGCTTCCTGCCAGCTGGTATCAACTtacctcgctctcttcgtttGTGCTAACCTCCAGCGGCATCGCGGGGACGCTGCCAGAGATGTGGGGCACTCCAGTCGAAAGCCGCGCGGAAAAAGGCTATGGTGCGATCAGCCGCATGGCAAAGGGACGATACGCCCAACAAAAAAGCTCTCTGCGTATCTTTCGCGCGGCAGGCAGCAACATCAGTGGTCCGCTGCCCGCCAGCTGGTCTCAGTACACCACCTTGGAAGAGATCCATCTTCAAGACAACCCTATCGACGGCACTCTGCCCGCGTCATGGAGCAGCTTGATAAACCTTCGCATTCTCAATCTCACCAACACCAGCGTCACGGGAACACTACCGGAATCCTGGGGTGCCATGCAGTCACTTCAGGTCTTTCATGCCAAGAACAACAAACTTTACGGAACTCTCCCAGCATCCTGGGGAAGTCTGTCGGCATTACATGACCTGCAATTGATCGGCAACCTATTCACTGGCATTATATCACAAGAATGGGGTCAGATGAACGCACTCCGGCGCATCTCTCTCCAACTCAGCCAATGCACATGCGTGCCGGAAAGCTGGATCACCCAACAGGTTGATGTTACGCTGTACTCCACCGATGACAAGGCCATGTGTGAAATCACCTCTGTCTGCCCTTCAAGCAGCAGTTCGGCGccgaccagcagcagctctgcactGGAGTGTGACGGCCCTATCCCGTTTTACAGCGAAAGCCAACAAGTGAACACGCGCAGTTTTCTCGAGGCGTTCAAAGATACAATCGAGGACCTTCAACCTCTCTGGACGTGTACGAACTTCTGCGTATGGCCCTATGTGCTCTGCACCCCTGCCGGCGTGGCTGTGGAAATTACTGGGACTGAGTTCTTCGGTCATGTTCCTGAGGTTTCTCCAGATGTTGACACGGCTGAAGTGGTTGTGACGAAGCTCGATTTCAGTCACAGTATGTGGGTCGAGGGCGACTACCCTGCCAGCTGGGCCTCGCTACACTCCCTTGAGCACGTGTCCTTCGCGTACACTGCGATGTCGGGAACGCTGCCTTCGGAATGGGGTGATATGGACGCGCTGAGGTACCTCGATTTGAGCTTTACGTGGACTAACGGAATGTTCCCTCAGAGTTGGAGCCGCCTAGCGAAACTCGAGGTGCTCAACTTAATGCACCTCACAATTCCAGACCACCCGCCGGACTCGTGGAGTCACATGACGGCTCTTCGCGAGCTCAATCTTGCCAGTACCAGAGCGTCAGGTACACTACCGGCCTCATGGAGCAGTCTGAAGAACCTAGAGATTCTCTCACTCTCCAACAACAACATGGTCGGCAGTCTCCCAGAGCAGTGGGGATCACTAAAGCAGCTAGCGACACTCATGCTCCACAAAAACTACCTTGGCGGTTCAATCCCCGAAATATACAACGATATGACAGCCCTCACGCGTGCCAGCCTGGAGAACAACCGATTCTGTGGCTGCTTGCCGAGCGTCTGGGCAGCACAACAAGGTGTATCCATGACCATCACTGCACAAAAAGAGGTACTCGCTTCTgactgcgccaccgccaacaCCTGTGACCCAGAAGCTGTcagtagcagcagctctgcgccgtcgtcctcgtcgtctgcaccgtccagcagcagctccgcgccgtcgtcgtcctcgtcgtctgcgccgtccagcagcagctctgcgccgtcgtcgtcctcgtcgtctgcaccgtccagcagcagctccgcgccgtcgtcgtcctcgtcgtctgcgccgtccagcagcagctccgcgccgtcgtcctcgtcgtctgcaccgtccagcagcagctctgcgccgtcgtcgtcctcgtcgtctgcgccgtccagcagcagctccgcgccgtcgtcgtcctcgtcgtctgcaccgtccagcagcagctccgcgccgtcgtcgtcctcgtcgtctgcgccgtccagcagcagctccgcgccgtcgtcctcgtcgtctgcaccgtccagcagcagctccgcgccgtcgtcgtcctcgtcgtctgcgccgtccagcagcagctccgcgccgtcgtcgtcctcgtcgtctgcgccgtccagcagcagctccgcgccgtcgtcgtcctcgtcgtctgcaccgtccagcagcatcTCTTTTGAATGCAATGGTAAGGTACCGTATTACTCAGCAGAACAGGTGAAGCACAGCATGCGTTTTCTCTCAGGGTTTTCGGAGTCGTTTGCTGATGCGAGTGAGACATGGAGGTGCCCTAACTTTTGTGCGTGGGATGGTGTGACATGCACTGAGGAGGGGTTTTTCTTTGAACTTGGCGGAGTGGTGACTTCTGGCACTTTACCGGAGGTTTCAGCTGACTGCAATGGTTCGTCGGTGCCCGTTTTGAAGATCAGTGCGGGTGGGGCAGAGGGCAACGTGTCTTTGAAGGGCTCTCTTCCATCCACATGGAGCGAGTTGGTGTCTCTTGTAGAGTTGGACCTTTCTCACACGGGTGTCAGCGgagcggtgccggtggcgtGGTCGGCATTATTGAGACTCAAGAAGCTTAATTTGGGCTTTAACGGTTTAAGTGGTGTTCTCCCGAAGGAATGGAGTGGACTGGCAGCAAGGGAAGAGCTCTT